TAGCTTTAGAGGCTTATTCTCCATATATAGGAACATTTTACTTCTTGAGCTGTAAAATGagaggttggtttgtttggagGTTCCGTTTGTTTAggtggttttgatttgttttttaaacaaagctcCAGGTGCTCTGAAACAGCCTGGCTAATTTTAAAGGAAACCCACAGCTTTCAGAGGTCACTGACTTTTGTTTTATAGTGACCCAGAAGTACCACGGTAGTCTAACATAATACCATGGTAGTCTAACATAAACCTTTAAGGAAGTCTCCAAGCCTTGAGGAAATCTaaactgcagaagaaagtgGAAGTCAAGACTACTGAGAAAGGACACACAGCTGGCAGTCGGCACTGACATTACCTGGTAGTCTGCTGCTCTTGACAGCTGCTGGTTTGCTTGCTGCACATGTACATCTGCACTCTCCACATTGGCTTCTATgctgtctttattttaaatgggaAGAGTTaaaaatttcatagaatcatagaaccatagaatagttaggattggaaaggacctcaagatcatctagttccaacccccctgccatgggcagggacacctcacactaaaccatatcacccaaggcttcatccaacctggtcttgaacactgccagggatggagcattcacaacctccctgggcaacccattccagtacctcaccaccctaacaggaaagaatttcttccttatatccagtctaagcctctgctgtttaagcttcaacccattaccccttgtcctaaaGTTTGGTCAGTCATAACCTAGCCAAAGGTTTGGAATGCTGAAACACAATTAAGAGTACATGTAATAGCTGCCCCCCAACTGCTTTGTCTTCTCTTCATCAGTACACAAAGTTTTGTACCTTGATTTATGGAAGTTTGGTCCACGCTATACTTATGAGGTAGAAACTTTCAATACTCCTAcgtttttctttatattttaacaccccctctccccccccccgcatTTTTACTAGTTCTCCAACTTCCTACTGACTACCCTCTGCTCAGATTAAAAAAGCCCTAAAGCGTATGAAATCAGAGGAAATGAACATACAGAACAGCCCAAGAGCCATGATTAATTTGGTATTCTATCATGCTGAcagagatattttattttttatttttcctggaaaaatatTAACAAGTTACAGGCTAAAGTGATAGAAAACGATCTGAAAATGTGTGCTGGACAACAGCATGGCTTAGTAGCAgactcagaaaatattttttccaatcgcatttctttaaaagaataaacCTGCCTGCATGGGGGGCAAAGCAGGAACTTTTGCTGAATCTGCACACTTATATCATTAGTTAATACAGTAAAACTGCCCACATGAATTCCTATTTTAGGtacaaacagttaaaaaaatctgCTCTTAAGAACATTTTGTACACATGAAAAACTACATAATTATTTAAACAACATTTTAAACACACCTTCTTAGTGTATACCCAGTCACCTCAGTCTACCCATTATTAGGTTTCACCTGATTTGCTTTAGCATTGATATTCTCATTAGAGGAAATTTTCCAGCAAAAGAAAGTTCTacactgctgctctccagagaCACATAATAAAAATTTTTCAGAGAATGTTTCAATTGGACTTACCTATCACATCACCTTGCTCATGGATCATCATTCCTAGATCTTTAAAAATTTCATTGATGTCCATAATATCTGCCTGCATGGAAACAATCATTGCATTAACTGACATAACATTCTAATATCTCTGTACATTTAGACACAAAtacagctcctcctcctcctgagtATATATCCATGACTTTCTACACTAAAGGATAAAAAACAAGTTTACTTGGAAGTCTTTTGGTACTACGAGATCAAGTTTACCATAATCAAACTACCTGAGGATAAGTATGCACACAAAGTACACTTTACATCTAAAATGGGACCTCTCATTGTTGAGGGCTTGGCTACACATACACTTGGTATTAGTTTAACTGAAGGGAATGGCTCATGACAACTTTGTTTAAAAGCCCACTTAAACTAATAAAGGCATGTGCAGAAAGTATTTTGTGTTAGTTTTAGCGCACCTATTGAACTAAACACGCACAAATTTCATAAGCATCACAATTCACGGAAATTAGATAGCCAGGCTCTTGCACCGTTATTACACTATCCTATTACCATCTGGTTATAATGAAGTGATAGATGCCAAGTTACTATCCATATGATCTCTTCTTAACTAATGACTGATAGATATTTAATTCGATTTACTGTAAATTAACGTATGGGTGGCAAGgaagaaattactgaaaaattTATAGATAGAATGGATTTTGTTACATGCATGATACATGCATGACAAACTCTAGTTCCAGCATCTTTCTTATTGATGGCAGAGATGGGTTTTCCCAGAATGGCTGGAAAAATTCATCTTGCCTTCACAGAAGCCTCTTGCTGTCAATATTTCATCACACAACAAGCTTTTTGTGTAGCTTGCatctaattttttaatgtttttaactttttgaCAAGCCCTAAATTACAGAAGTTTGAGTGAAACAGAGTATCTCTATATTTCCAGGAACGTTCAGAAAAGCTGCTTACAAAATTAAGATGCTGAACAATACATTAGGAATGACTGTAAGGAGAGGTACAATTTTGCTACATTTATATTCACTGTTTAAAAAGGTTTTGTGATAGCACCTCTAtgctaaaaaacaaaattatgtggggttgtttgggtttggttgttttttcttgcaatCACACGAGCACTCCCTTATTCCATAACTGACCCACTGAAGTTAAACAGTATTGAAACATAGCTTTCATATAGAAGAGCTCTAATGCACATTTCACATCTAAAGGCAATTATTTGtagttttgaaggaaaaaaaatactaactCCACAAGATTTATGTATGTAATTAATGTTCATgtaactttaaaatgtttttttgctttgaaaatattaaaagcatattCTGCTGTAAAAAGACTTGTGCTTACCTCAAGCTGCCTAATGGAAGATTCCCTCTCCTGAATAAGACGGAGATCATCTTCTGTAATTTCTTCATCTTGCACTTGTTGTGCCTGTGGTTGActatcaaacaaaaaaaatccccacccaGAACAGAACAAGCATGGTGAAACACCACTTGGAAGAATGACAGGTAAGTACACAGCACACACTTTATATTATTGGTTAacaaaatgtacatttttacCCTTGCCTGTCTAGCTaacaaggttaaaaaaaagggtCTAAGTAACCTGTTTGGTATAGGAAGTTGGTGTTGCAGCATTGATGTACACAGCATTCAGCTAGCTATCTGGAAATTCCAAGTATAAATACAGAGGCAAAGTTTACATTCATCTGAGGCAAAAGGAAACTAGCCAACAAAAAAGAATCTGAGATCGAGAAGCAGTTCTCAGAGACTATGAAAGCAATGAGAGCTCCCAGTTAACACTGAACCCCTTGTCACACCAGTTTTGCTCTGTTTGTAGGGTGGACTCTGCTTACCTAAGCCTGGGTCTCAGAAAGCCCAAATACAGACTTAGAGCAGCTTAAGGATAtgactaaagctgaaacatgGGGTAAAAAAGGGGAGATGTGAaccattccttttcttcccacctATCCCACTAAAGTCTCTTCTCTACACTTGCCCTATGGAAAAAAGCCCAACTGAACAACCTATCTCAACTCCCTCTAGAAAAAGGTGATTGgtcagaagaaataattaaaaaaataaattggcaGCTGGCTTCTCTGCAAGCCATTTATTATTCTGAGCTAGGTTAAGACTTATTCACAAATTCAGCCTACCTGTCCCAGGAGACAAGTGTTCGTTCCTTGTAGGTATCTTCAGGAGCACCACCCTACATGATCAGTGTGtaaaagtataaataaaacattatggCCCTGAAAAAAGCACTGTCAGCATTTCTACAATGAGTCAATATTACAAGGTTTATAGTAAGTCAGCTTCTTACTGAAACATGATTTAACATGTTCTCATCTGATTTTGCTATATAGCATACATAGCATTTGCataaagctgaaacacaagcaaaaccaTTCAGCTCAGTAACTGCTAAAATTTACAAGTACAGCAATGTGTATTTGGCAGGCagtgaaaaggcaaaatagaTATGCTAACAAGGAAAAGCTCAACATCTCAAGCTCCTCAGCATTTCTCCACTGTTACTGCAGAGAAATCTGGCAAGTGAtccttccctgcaggaaaaaaaaactattgaTATTAAAAGGTCtagcaaaagcattttaaaatctagTAAAACCTGCCTTTTCAAGATTACACCATGAACCTGGGGGCAGTTCATGCCTTTCTATaacaaaggcaaggaaaaaataacaattattaGGGAAGCTGGGGGTGTTATTATGACTTATTTCAGCCTTTACTATAAAATCACATATAGCGCACATTTTGCTGTATTTGGAGTCAGGTATGAGCTTTTGTAAGTAGTGTTGTGGATGCCAGTTTGATGTAGAACACCAACACCACTAAACAAGAGTACAATGGCACATTTTTCGATACTTACAGATACCCTTGAGCTGGCTCTTACTCTGGCTAcaaagtctttttctttctcagcagcTTGCCTTTGGAGTCTTTGGAAATTTGTTAGTGCTGTGGTGAACTCTCCAACAAGACggtctttctgtatttttctttgacGCTATAGGAGAAAAAGTTTTAACAAGTCAAATGAGCTCAGGCTTTTCAAGGCTCTGCCATTTAAAGGCTGCTCAATGCTAAGCCACATATTCTTGTtcgtttgtttggttttctaaaTAGGTGTAATGGAAAGCTGTCTACAAAACCATTTGTATCTGGATGGACAAACCTTTCCTCTGGTATCACAATTTGAGGCTTTTAAAGAGGAAatcaaagtttttattttaacagctgGAAATGACAAATAGGCAGGAACAAGAAAGCTTCTACCTTCCTTATTATCTGCTGATTATAAAACCTACTGTTTTAGTGTGAAGTGTTTTGAACCTGTGGATGCTAAAATATGCAAAGGTGACTGAATGGGGAGAAGGgtgcagaaaagaaagaacatggcACTTGACAtgtattttacataaatattgGAAATACATATTGAGCTGCATCCAGAAGGGGGTTCATATGCCCCCAAAGTGCCTAAGAACTGCTATAAAAATACCTGTTCTAACCTTTCAGgcttttctattattattattattattattattattattattattattttcttctaagaatgtagggaaggaaagagaaatactgGGCACTCAGGAAAGCCTCTGCCATATTTCCCTAAAGACAAACATCAACCCTTCCTTCCATATTTCTGACAGGCTATAATTTGCCATTCAGCAATCTGTTATTTACAAATTTCATCAGGAGGTAGCTTGGATGAAGATGCTCATgataaaagaagtaaaattaagCAGTAAACATCTTACCACCAGTTTTCCAGCTCCAAGACAGAGAaatcataaaacaaaaaaaaaattaaccaacTCAAACATGCTTTGCCTGAACTAAAGGTTATATATCAAGACCAAGTACTAACACCTCTATTTGAAGGTTACGGCTTGACAGGATGGGCACACACAGATCATGGCCTGCCATTTGAATTCAGCATTTCAAGACAATTCGTTTTCCTAAAGGCTCCTTGCTAACCAGCCACTGATCAGGCAAGTTGTCTGAATGACAATAACCTGAACACGTTCCAGGGATGCTGTTGCTCTTCCCTTATTTAAGAGACAGATTTTGCAAGGATATGAAACCGTACAGTGGCAGACAGGAGTATGCTAATGACAACAGTCATGTTAACTCCTGACAAGATTTTACACAGACCTGGGAAAGAAGCCATTTAAAGACTACAGGCTGTTTCAGCAACAACTTCTGCCCACCCTtcttgaaaaaaaggaaaagcctgtGCACAAGACATAGCACATATGCTGACCAGAGTGACACATGTACTGTTCATAATCAAGTTATTTGGACAGTGGGTGAAGAGGACTGGCTGCCTGCCCTGATTCCTTGACTCTGAAAGCAGTCAGAGTGCTTGTAGAGCCAGCATCACTGCAACAGATTACTAAGTGCCCAATTACCTGAAATCACAGGCGCAGTGACAAGGCACAGGCA
This window of the Melopsittacus undulatus isolate bMelUnd1 chromosome 3, bMelUnd1.mat.Z, whole genome shotgun sequence genome carries:
- the STX7 gene encoding syntaxin-7, with the protein product MSYSAGFGDPNQLAQRITSNIQKITQCSAEIQRILHQLGTPQDTPELRQQLQQKQQYTNQLAKETDKHIKEFGSLPATSEQRQRKIQKDRLVGEFTTALTNFQRLQRQAAEKEKDFVARVRASSRVSGGAPEDTYKERTLVSWDSQPQAQQVQDEEITEDDLRLIQERESSIRQLEADIMDINEIFKDLGMMIHEQGDVIDSIEANVESADVHVQQANQQLSRAADYQQRSRKKMCILIIVLAVGVFLLGIFLWLILR